From the genome of Acropora palmata chromosome 8, jaAcrPala1.3, whole genome shotgun sequence:
AAGACATGGAAAATCAGGCGGTTTGAGTCAAGAAGTGGGAAAGTGGAAAAATAAGGAGAAAACAATGGTTAAAAGGCATACGTTTGTGGTTAAGATTTCTATAGAAGCCCTAAACAAGCCAATTCGTTTACGAAACTATGACGTAGGTAAATGAAAACATACATCATGTAAGACGAGTAAATTATGACTCCATTTCTCGGAGCATGCATTCCATAGTCGACAATGCAATAAACTCTGAACAGGAGTAGAAAAGACACTTGAAGCAAACTTACACGAATACCGACGGGATGTGCACACATCTATACATAGGCCGCACATATTTTCTCCTCTCTAGACCACTTCAATGAGGTAAAGATCTTCATAAGATTTGAAACTGTAGCGCAATCTCTTTGGCCCCATTCTTCCAGCATGATTTGGGTCGCATTCTCTTTAACGAGCGCAAAATTGCTTATTTCTGTGTTGTTAAATTCCAGATGGCCACCCAAAGTTTTCCACTTCTCCCGCGGGTTCAGGCACATTGCAAGCTCGGTAATGAGTGTGTAAGGGACTTCTCGCAGCATTCTCTTTGAACCtggaaacaataaaattgttcaaaCCCGTTTTCTATTCTTTATTGTCGTGTTCAGTCGATTTGAGGGCTTTTGTTCATTCTTTTTAAGACGGCCATGATgatttcttgaaacaaaagaaattacagCCATTTTGGTATTCCAAAGGAAtccccaaaatttttttctgtttctgaaAATCAATATGACTTCCGGTCACGTAAGTAAAAACCCTCCACAGAAAACTTTGCAAATAAATAATGCAGACAATATTGATGAGAGAAACAGAGAGACCCATCTGACCAATCATGTTTATTTAAATCTATAACATTCTCAAACAGGAACAGAGATGCCACTACTGGACAAGGTGAGGACTAATTTGCCCAACAGAAAAACACATACAACTTTAGCCTAGTTAATGAGTGTGGAATGTCTTAACTTCGTTCGCAAACTGAATATACTTAACATGCATGATTGGCAAGAGACAATCATATACCATATACACTAGACAAGTATATGGCGGCAACCCTCGAGACTTGTCGTACCTGCTAAACTAACTGATTGGCAACACGTAAAATCATGTCAATTGACGCTTCGTTGTAAGCATCGTAAGAATCAATGCATCTACGTGACAACATCTTGATAACATCGTCAGGAACTCCACGCGAAATTGCTGTTTTCACTGCTCCATTACGGAAGCTAAATCCCGAACAATTAGATGACAGTGAACTGGCTGAGCCCAGGATAGACTTCAGTGTTGATGATAACTTTTGCCTTGATAAAGGACTACCATCACGATACAGAAACAAAGGTCCAGATTCTGAACCACGAACTTTTAGATAGTTGCTGATGGACGTACAAGGGCACATCGGAGAGTCGATACGACCCAGGTATATATGGCCTTCCTTTCGAAAAGGGTCTCTTCTCAAGAGTTTTACTTTGACTTTCATGTAAGTAGGATCAACCTGAGAAACAGCTTCAATATCGCTTAATGCCATGTGAATGCTTGGACGAAAAGCCGTGTCAATGGTGAACTCACTGAGGCGAAGAAAACCAAAGTAACCCAAGCAGCACGCTGCCCAAACCATTACATTGTCCTTTTCGCTCAAGTCCAAAGACCGGTGAATCGTACTCATGATTTCAAATGTGATTAAGAGCCGTGTCGAATCAGACGACGACCTCCTCACTTGCTTGACTCCTCTGATAAGATTTTGCAATTGAATGCATTTCACTAATGGATCAGGCAGGTCATTATCAATATGAAGTGAGCGCACTGCAGACAAGTAAGTCTTGATTACAGAATAGCTCATCCTCTCGGACAACATTGTACAGAAACGCATTAACGTCCGCTCATCTGCTGGAAGTGGAAAACTGTTGGAAGAATTCTTCAGGTCTTCCTTACAGAAGGCGAGAAATCGGCGCTGAGCAGTTTGATAAACCGCACGAGATGAGATGACTAACCCTTTGGAAAGGTAAAAGAGGCATCGCTCGGGTAGATTACCTGCTTCTTGGCCAGGAAGCTGAGAGAGAACATGACTACATCTTGGCCAGCTTGGGAGACCATAATCCTGATGTTCTGAAAAATTGAACGAAGAGGGAGTCATAAAAGTTTGCTTTACCCTCCACTGAGATAACTCAAAACATAACGCGTGCCAAAATCACTTTGCCCTGACAGATCACTCAAATTGGTTACCTCTGGCATAGTATTATTGGAGTTAAAAGGCAATCGGTTTCACCGATGAAGTGGTTACAAGAATGAATCACAAGTTGCAGAGATCCAGGCGAGTTTCTAATTTCTTCAAGACCATGGAGATCAACACTGTTCTACATAACCACTGAAGCACTGAAATTTGTGACGTTGGATGTCAGAGGACATCAggttttgtaaagaaatcgaCAGAAAGGAAATCACTTATTAGCCACGACAAAGTGGCCTCTGATTCTACCGTCTGGGGTTTACCAAAGAGAAATCCACAGACGTCCATCTGGGTGATAGAAAACCAGTGAGAATCTTGCATAATCCTTAGAAAAGCAGTACCCTTCTTGGGACTACACCTTCACCTCAAATAATAGGTTCCACTAATAATAACGATTGGTTTGAGACACTGGTCTTCGTATGTCATAGTGGTTGTCCTAACTTGTTATTTATCTTGGAAAAGATCATCATCAAAATCACACCCATAGGACTCCGTAGCGTCTCCGTTGAGGAGAAAGGTGAAGACTTGAAGCGGTTACGCCTGTCTGTTTGCAATAAGATTATGAATGGAGACACAGCCATCATATAACTCATACGACAACGGGATTTCTGCACCAAAGTGCAAAGCGAATGTTCACTTTTCTAACGACGGCGTTAAATCCATTAACGCAAGGTAATTCATGAGCCATTTATCCTTTTGCTCCAATCTCCAATCATTTGTTCCTATCTGATAATCTCTGATGAGACGGACGATCAACAATCAAGCCAGAAATCGAGCACAGGTTTGCTCCAGGTCAAGCCGCGTAACGTTAAGCACTCCCGAACATGCATGCAGGATAGGGCGGGAATTACATTTCACGAGTTACTTTCGGTTACACCTGAAAAACGCCACAGTCGCAACTTAAAACACTGCTGAATGggttcaacaaaaatattagcATATTTGACCCCATGAAAGTGGCGTTTAGTCCTTGAATTTAGTAACACTCATTACTTATGAAAAAGGTCATTTCCCGAGTTAGTAGGCAAGCGTTAATGCAAGACAGCTAAGCTTGGCCAGGGGACAATCCATGTAACACAAATGCCATGCTTGTCAGTTGTGTTAATTTTGAGGTCCGTTTGAATCACGAAATTTATGCCACTGGGTCGGAGATAGGCGGTTCTCCATCCAGTAAATGTTACGAAT
Proteins encoded in this window:
- the LOC141889022 gene encoding uncharacterized protein LOC141889022 isoform X2, yielding MRRFLAVRVIVLGCFYLTTSVYAVTCPKGTSRTGYGTCKPCENGHFSDAVNSTKCFKCHHCRRQEIESEPCTPTHDINCTCARGYYFNSEFLFCFKCRSCGPGRGVIKNCTFNSDTVCAPCEKGKTYSDIRDFSSCKSCTNCGGNLLKKCTRKNDTVCGRGRERNTSKTPPRSLPVPRPRPPTTTPPVFSSTVHSETSKPPVTQSMTKHQLIPFQASLYVLSSILVCAIVAFAVVMYRYKKRRSQPLESPEIAAEATASTNVTTHENHYTTVLASGSRREHQDYGLPSWPRCSHVLSQLPGQEAGNLPERCLFYLSKGLVISSRAVYQTAQRRFLAFCKEDLKNSSNSFPLPADERTLMRFCTMLSERMSYSVIKTYLSAVRSLHIDNDLPDPLVKCIQLQNLIRGVKQVRRSSSDSTRLLITFEIMSTIHRSLDLSEKDNVMVWAACCLGYFGFLRLSEFTIDTAFRPSIHMALSDIEAVSQVDPTYMKVKVKLLRRDPFRKEGHIYLGRIDSPMCPCTSISNYLKVRGSESGPLFLYRDGSPLSRQKLSSTLKSILGSASSLSSNCSGFSFRNGAVKTAISRGVPDDVIKMLSRRCIDSYDAYNEASIDMILRVANQLV
- the LOC141889022 gene encoding uncharacterized protein LOC141889022 isoform X1, translating into MWISLLIVAFLWSLSLQFRDTEANEKSVYAVTCPKGTSRTGYGTCKPCENGHFSDAVNSTKCFKCHHCRRQEIESEPCTPTHDINCTCARGYYFNSEFLFCFKCRSCGPGRGVIKNCTFNSDTVCAPCEKGKTYSDIRDFSSCKSCTNCGGNLLKKCTRKNDTVCGRGRERNTSKTPPRSLPVPRPRPPTTTPPVFSSTVHSETSKPPVTQSMTKHQLIPFQASLYVLSSILVCAIVAFAVVMYRYKKRRSQPLESPEIAAEATASTNVTTHENHYTTVLASGSRREHQDYGLPSWPRCSHVLSQLPGQEAGNLPERCLFYLSKGLVISSRAVYQTAQRRFLAFCKEDLKNSSNSFPLPADERTLMRFCTMLSERMSYSVIKTYLSAVRSLHIDNDLPDPLVKCIQLQNLIRGVKQVRRSSSDSTRLLITFEIMSTIHRSLDLSEKDNVMVWAACCLGYFGFLRLSEFTIDTAFRPSIHMALSDIEAVSQVDPTYMKVKVKLLRRDPFRKEGHIYLGRIDSPMCPCTSISNYLKVRGSESGPLFLYRDGSPLSRQKLSSTLKSILGSASSLSSNCSGFSFRNGAVKTAISRGVPDDVIKMLSRRCIDSYDAYNEASIDMILRVANQLV